In a single window of the Anaerobaca lacustris genome:
- a CDS encoding sugar isomerase: MASDEINRREFIGLSAAGVAGSVLGLRPAAADATQQESWDPTAPMVVTGKALRVQPVLMYRVAQRREATSWKSWGGVQDDQAAESECGRITEELRTLATQAGFPVEMLPVVKARSPEEAARVHQNDYDCVIVYPATGSGETLKACFAQRKDRDTLVFVRHRSGPSYYWYEALSTRYLASGSAQFLQNSCLDHGPVHVDDVVVDDCGKLLWRLRALYGIKNFVGARIVALGGPWGKYAPDAPQVARDRYRLNIIDVPYDEVSGRIEVALRDKDRLRMAQRMAETYLALPDTTLMTDKEFVTNAFLLHGLFKDLMREHEAPAFTIRECMTTILPIARTTPCLTLGLLNDEGLIAFCESDFVIIPAGILLHYITGKPVFMHNSTFPHDRIVTAAHCSAPRRLDGVHYEPVRIMTHYESEYGAAPKVEIPVGRQVTFVDPEYSTRRWIGFTGVVKSNPFYEVCRSQQDVEIQGDWKKLCSEVRDSHWMMAYGDHLKELGYAARKIGIDWTDLSTA, translated from the coding sequence ATGGCTTCAGATGAGATAAATCGCAGAGAATTCATAGGTCTGTCGGCTGCGGGGGTTGCTGGAAGTGTTCTTGGCCTGAGGCCGGCTGCAGCAGATGCGACCCAGCAGGAGTCGTGGGACCCCACCGCGCCGATGGTGGTCACGGGCAAGGCCCTGAGGGTCCAGCCGGTCCTGATGTACCGTGTCGCCCAGAGGCGAGAGGCCACCTCGTGGAAGTCCTGGGGTGGCGTGCAGGACGACCAGGCGGCGGAGAGCGAATGCGGCCGAATCACCGAGGAGTTGCGAACGCTGGCGACCCAGGCCGGTTTCCCGGTGGAGATGCTTCCTGTCGTGAAGGCCCGTTCGCCCGAAGAGGCCGCCCGAGTTCATCAGAACGATTACGACTGCGTGATCGTCTACCCCGCCACGGGATCCGGCGAGACTCTCAAGGCCTGCTTCGCACAGCGAAAGGACCGCGACACGCTGGTCTTCGTCCGTCACCGCTCGGGGCCCTCATACTACTGGTACGAGGCGCTCAGCACGCGGTACCTGGCCAGCGGCAGCGCGCAGTTCCTCCAGAACTCCTGTCTCGATCACGGTCCCGTCCACGTCGATGACGTCGTTGTGGACGATTGCGGCAAACTGCTGTGGCGGCTGCGGGCCCTCTATGGAATCAAGAACTTCGTCGGCGCCCGCATCGTGGCGCTGGGCGGCCCATGGGGCAAGTACGCCCCCGATGCACCGCAGGTGGCCCGCGACCGCTACAGGCTGAATATCATCGACGTTCCGTACGACGAGGTCTCCGGACGGATCGAGGTCGCCCTGAGAGACAAGGACCGCCTCCGGATGGCGCAGCGCATGGCGGAGACGTATCTGGCGCTTCCCGATACGACCCTGATGACGGACAAGGAGTTCGTAACGAACGCCTTTCTGCTTCACGGTTTGTTCAAGGACCTGATGCGCGAGCACGAGGCGCCGGCCTTCACCATTCGCGAGTGCATGACCACGATCCTGCCCATCGCCAGGACGACGCCGTGCCTGACGCTGGGCCTCCTGAACGATGAGGGCCTGATCGCGTTCTGCGAGTCGGACTTCGTCATCATCCCGGCGGGCATCCTGCTGCACTACATCACGGGCAAGCCCGTCTTCATGCACAATTCGACCTTCCCCCACGACCGGATCGTAACGGCAGCCCATTGCAGCGCCCCCCGCCGCCTCGACGGCGTGCACTACGAACCAGTCAGGATCATGACGCACTACGAATCGGAATACGGCGCAGCGCCGAAGGTTGAGATCCCCGTGGGCCGACAGGTGACGTTCGTCGATCCGGAATACAGCACCCGCCGATGGATCGGCTTCACCGGCGTGGTCAAGAGCAACCCGTTCTACGAGGTCTGCCGGTCGCAGCAGGACGTCGAGATTCAGGGCGACTGGAAAAAGCTGTGCAGCGAGGTCCGCGACTCGCACTGGATGATGGCCTACGGCGACCATCTCAAAGAGCTGGGCTACGCCGCACGGAAGATCGGCATCGATTGGACGGATTTGTCCACCGCGTAG
- a CDS encoding beta-L-arabinofuranosidase domain-containing protein encodes MAPLDIGDVRVGGEIGRRIDITIANNVLAIDADRDFIEPFRRRSSQGGYIGLGKFIDSLVRFAAYSKDPKVLALKQHVVRETIATQKADGYIGICVPERRMWHLWDIHEMGYLVMGLTADHAYFDEKPSLDAARRLADYIITHWSMDPDRKTEGWVSTYVATTGLAEAMLALHGRTGDERYVDFVVQHRKLAAWNTPLIQGRWGNLEGHAYYHMAHCLAQLRLNEIQPEARLLNQSRTTLDFLLRKDGLLAPGLCGYHECWHSNQQGFYKLGETCATAYLIRWLDALLRHNGDSLYGDIIERAIYNGLFAAQSPDGRRLRYYAPFEGKREYFQGDTYCCPCNYRRIVAELPQMICYRRDDGLAINLYAQSAATAKFADGVTVDVHQETDYPNSGDVTIRLTPSKPTRFPLFLRIPRWCDSARIAVNGDTVEMTAAGGAFFALARTWRASDVVRLHMPMPWRAIRGRKAQEGRVAVMRGPLLFCLNPQKQDGLDPQTMELLRLDVSSLRAGDADRTIRPDGLTCQASFWKPEDYNAAGPAPLKLTLTEYADSGAEWTYFLVPNPDADGPVEDELAGCKIPF; translated from the coding sequence ATGGCGCCTCTTGACATCGGTGACGTCAGAGTGGGCGGCGAGATCGGTCGGCGGATCGATATTACGATCGCCAACAACGTGCTGGCCATCGATGCCGACAGAGACTTCATTGAGCCCTTCCGACGACGGAGCAGCCAGGGTGGCTACATCGGCCTGGGCAAGTTCATCGACAGCCTCGTCCGCTTCGCCGCCTACAGCAAAGATCCGAAGGTGCTTGCCCTCAAGCAGCACGTCGTCCGCGAGACGATCGCCACACAGAAGGCCGACGGCTACATCGGCATCTGCGTGCCCGAGAGGCGAATGTGGCACCTCTGGGACATCCACGAGATGGGCTATCTGGTCATGGGGCTGACCGCCGACCACGCCTATTTCGACGAAAAGCCGTCGCTCGACGCGGCCAGAAGACTCGCCGACTATATCATCACCCACTGGTCCATGGACCCCGACCGCAAGACGGAGGGCTGGGTCTCGACCTATGTGGCCACGACGGGACTGGCCGAGGCGATGCTCGCTCTCCACGGCCGGACCGGTGACGAACGATACGTGGATTTCGTCGTGCAGCACCGCAAGCTGGCCGCGTGGAACACGCCGCTGATCCAGGGCCGCTGGGGCAATCTCGAAGGGCATGCCTACTATCATATGGCGCACTGCCTGGCGCAACTGCGACTGAACGAGATCCAACCCGAGGCCCGACTCTTGAACCAATCGCGAACGACGCTCGACTTCCTCTTGCGAAAGGACGGCCTGCTGGCGCCGGGGCTCTGCGGATATCATGAATGCTGGCACAGCAACCAGCAGGGCTTCTACAAACTCGGCGAGACGTGCGCGACCGCCTACCTGATCCGCTGGCTCGATGCCCTGCTGCGTCACAACGGCGATTCGCTCTACGGCGACATCATCGAGCGGGCGATCTACAACGGCCTGTTCGCGGCACAGTCCCCCGACGGCCGTCGCCTGCGCTATTACGCACCGTTCGAGGGCAAACGCGAATACTTCCAGGGCGATACGTATTGCTGTCCATGCAATTACCGGCGGATCGTCGCTGAGCTGCCCCAGATGATCTGCTACCGGCGTGACGACGGCCTGGCGATCAACCTCTACGCGCAGTCCGCCGCTACGGCCAAGTTTGCCGACGGCGTGACGGTCGACGTCCATCAGGAGACGGACTACCCTAATTCAGGCGATGTAACGATCCGGCTCACACCCTCGAAGCCCACCCGCTTCCCGCTCTTCTTACGAATCCCGCGATGGTGCGACAGCGCCCGGATCGCAGTCAACGGTGACACTGTGGAGATGACCGCCGCCGGCGGCGCGTTCTTCGCCCTCGCTCGCACCTGGCGGGCCAGCGACGTGGTCCGGCTGCACATGCCCATGCCCTGGCGGGCGATCCGAGGGCGAAAGGCCCAGGAAGGACGCGTGGCGGTGATGCGGGGCCCCCTGCTGTTCTGTCTGAACCCGCAGAAGCAGGACGGCCTCGATCCGCAGACCATGGAACTGCTGCGTCTGGACGTCTCGTCGCTGCGAGCCGGCGACGCAGACCGGACGATTCGTCCCGATGGACTGACCTGTCAGGCGTCGTTCTGGAAGCCGGAGGACTACAATGCCGCCGGGCCCGCGCCGCTGAAGCTGACGCTGACCGAATACGCCGATTCGGGAGCCGAATGGACGTACTTTCTGGTCCCCAACCCTGACGCCGACGGCCCGGTCGAAGATGAGCTGGCCGGCTGTAAAATCCCGTTTTAA
- a CDS encoding LamG-like jellyroll fold domain-containing protein: MRSLHVMRFVVAVVLGALGVVLPTIETARAEIVFGPPVHLGAPLNTADSDGSPSISADELTLYFDSDRPGGSGSWDIWMATRSAKDQPWGTPQNVGWPVNTWNTEAQPDISADGLSLFFMSDRAGGYGGRDLWVATRRTPDDPWGIPVNLGPRVNSAGSEGQPSISADGLQLYFHSNRSGGFQDLWVTTRQTIDSDWETPNYVVGVNSALLDQGPGISSNGLALFFESTRSGGAAPNIYVSTRPTVADHWQTPIYIDAINSSWRDADPDLSFDGRTLYFTSHRLEGFGYEDLWQTSLIPIVDFNGDGKVDGAEIRRLADVWGQYQPAYDVGPFPLGDGVVGVEDLAVLAEYIGTDITEPALIAHWTLDEGQGVTVGETVSGKEGMLFGNPHWRPDGGMVGGALQLDGKDNFVATNVWIDPSEGPLSVFAWVKGGRPGQVILAQETGANWLLANAADGSLATELIGEGRFTTPLLSQSRITDGQWHRVGVTWDGVTRALYVDDVVVAEDMQGPLPRVQGELYLGGGANLTNESLWSGMIDEVRIYSRCVRP, translated from the coding sequence ATGAGAAGCCTGCACGTGATGCGTTTTGTAGTCGCCGTCGTATTGGGAGCGCTGGGTGTTGTTCTGCCGACGATTGAAACCGCCCGCGCCGAGATTGTCTTTGGGCCTCCCGTCCATCTTGGAGCGCCGCTGAACACGGCTGACAGTGACGGTTCGCCGAGCATATCGGCCGACGAGCTTACACTCTACTTCGATTCCGATCGCCCCGGCGGCTCCGGAAGTTGGGACATCTGGATGGCGACACGTTCGGCCAAAGACCAGCCCTGGGGGACCCCGCAAAACGTCGGTTGGCCGGTCAACACATGGAACACGGAAGCGCAGCCGGATATCTCGGCTGACGGCCTGTCGCTGTTTTTCATGTCCGACCGGGCGGGCGGCTATGGCGGCCGGGACCTGTGGGTGGCAACCCGTCGAACGCCGGACGATCCATGGGGGATTCCCGTCAATCTCGGCCCACGCGTTAACAGTGCAGGTTCGGAGGGCCAGCCGAGCATCTCTGCCGATGGACTGCAACTTTACTTTCACTCGAATCGGTCCGGGGGGTTCCAGGACCTCTGGGTGACCACGCGCCAGACCATCGACAGTGACTGGGAAACCCCGAACTACGTCGTCGGTGTCAACAGCGCCTTGCTGGATCAGGGGCCGGGGATCTCCAGCAACGGCCTGGCCCTGTTCTTCGAGTCGACCCGATCGGGCGGCGCGGCCCCCAACATCTACGTCAGCACGCGTCCGACAGTCGCCGATCACTGGCAGACTCCGATCTACATCGACGCCATAAACAGTTCCTGGCGCGATGCCGATCCGGATCTGTCGTTCGACGGCCGGACGCTCTACTTCACCTCGCACCGGCTCGAAGGCTTCGGCTATGAGGACCTCTGGCAGACGTCCCTGATCCCCATCGTGGATTTCAACGGGGACGGCAAAGTCGACGGCGCGGAGATTCGCAGGCTGGCCGATGTTTGGGGGCAGTACCAGCCTGCCTATGACGTGGGACCTTTCCCGCTCGGCGACGGAGTTGTGGGGGTGGAGGATCTGGCCGTGCTGGCCGAGTACATTGGGACGGACATCACTGAACCCGCACTGATCGCCCATTGGACTCTGGACGAAGGGCAGGGCGTCACTGTCGGTGAGACTGTCAGCGGTAAAGAGGGAATGCTCTTTGGCAACCCTCACTGGCGGCCCGATGGCGGCATGGTCGGCGGCGCGCTGCAACTCGATGGAAAGGACAATTTCGTCGCGACGAACGTGTGGATCGATCCGTCCGAGGGCCCTCTCAGCGTCTTTGCATGGGTCAAGGGAGGCCGACCCGGCCAGGTGATCCTCGCCCAGGAAACCGGCGCCAACTGGCTTCTGGCCAATGCAGCGGACGGATCGCTCGCAACGGAGTTGATCGGAGAGGGACGATTCACCACGCCGCTTCTGTCGCAGAGTCGTATCACCGACGGCCAGTGGCATCGAGTCGGCGTAACCTGGGACGGCGTCACCCGGGCATTGTACGTCGACGATGTTGTCGTCGCCGAGGATATGCAGGGGCCATTGCCGCGCGTACAGGGTGAACTCTATCTTGGCGGCGGAGCCAACCTGACCAACGAGAGCCTCTGGTCGGGCATGATTGACGAGGTCCGGATCTACAGTCGCTGCGTGCGACCGTAG
- a CDS encoding tetratricopeptide repeat protein, whose protein sequence is MRGPNRSGKVNVKVLVILLLVVVALGVSLVVARQVRRKVLSKMDLEAGTAAFEQGDETAAYKHFQEYLGRNPDDIEVLKKYAQSRLLVRPLESPHVLQAIGAYRRVIQLDAADEEAYEKLAMIYASIGNASELAYIAGRRLEHAPDDANASLRLAEAMDRMDDAKGAREVLVSLVERLENDAQRTEQYVQACLQISAIEEAEEVEANALTWVNKALDRSNTSAPALAARARLYRLRASASEADAVAHRAQAHRDLLAAEEQGTDDPKVRLSLASEWMMLGEFDRADAGLAAAGGMPEAVIREHFLYADDWVLARALVGVELAIRKGTIEEGLAEVDKALAALERPGHRFRILPLAIRLYVASGGEQGASQAAAGLVEYEELLYARTDTASFRVELAYLRALVARARGEMYDVINALQPVVGAGSSDPEPWRLLAEAYGRTDQPRRATDAIRRYLQVRPGDTAMLATLANEYFRMQDWARAAEVARIVEERNPDNIDMKLLRMEANVQMATAQGESPDMSRLLEIEKESSELRRSGQNAKRADLRVLAAMIGVHLAQAESDPETKARKLAEVEAGLKQAVEQSDQPLRAEMQLVRFYSQTRQREQAVARARAICSQRPVLAEPWMLLAGLEADSGDTAAALRTLAEAGEAVASDRGKRSIALRRALLELTRGDRATGIRLLGEMAAADPGEIRARALLLDTREVRQDPARTEQLISELEQAEGPGGLMWRFCRASTWLAGDQWRSQQQGIVDLLQYCIDADPRWEGPPLLLSQLYEKLGDVKRAEDVCRQALTRNPSATAIADRLMLLLERQNRVADAEAVRQQIEADPRVASGWNIRSALRTGDYSQAIDELRLRISNDDRDAESRILLARLLYWQTRDTDQALAYLDEAEQIAPRSLVGTSVRAAILRAEGQHDQAQRLLNEYVADRDDFTAYLMRANYYVAQEQWDQAEADYKTLTTLEGEASNRATGYVLLSDFYSRRDRVAEAVQTLEESLAAYPGNLSLRRMLMHTLFRREQDQDKDRALAMLAALEKEYPDDLDLINVRIRELLRDGDPESIQTAMGKLEELVKLQPTAVKAYVTLIDLSIRSGQYEAARNYAIRAAGANLRDPALLSARSRAEMALGNTQMAIEVARLALREDPNHVPALDMLVEIGLTERNEALLLEAVGGVRSIPDRDPNRGEALNLLAARALNSRHPTLLRETESLIESELGRAPSNTWQLLLTQAQILAAQGTPAKGIPEVLAYCQSEEGRTNVDAIVVLSDLYRMSGDLDEAHAWIERAEQIDPRRQTVVHARFLWRMVQKQYDELTGISSAYIDCSDQNPNLVLRAAAVLGAADSAVLKKEGLALFEHAVALWPTLLDARLGLASALYQVGEMARAKQAYQELLEQYPNNTQVLNDLAWILQEHDGDYNTALQLANRGLNLERDDARRRHLLDTRGTILSKMRGRFPDAKADFEELLKLTAPDTPQRAKALLNLARICARLGDLAETKRHVDAAMEIDRAKTVFTPEERAEAKGLLEGR, encoded by the coding sequence ATGCGTGGTCCGAATCGCAGTGGAAAAGTCAACGTCAAGGTGCTCGTTATTCTGCTCCTGGTCGTCGTGGCTCTGGGGGTGTCGCTTGTGGTCGCCCGTCAGGTGCGGCGGAAGGTCCTGTCGAAGATGGACCTGGAAGCGGGAACGGCCGCCTTCGAGCAAGGCGATGAGACAGCCGCCTACAAGCATTTCCAGGAGTACCTCGGCCGCAACCCCGACGACATCGAGGTCCTGAAGAAGTACGCGCAGTCGCGGCTGCTCGTGCGGCCGCTCGAGAGCCCGCACGTTTTGCAGGCGATCGGCGCGTATCGCCGGGTGATCCAATTGGACGCCGCCGACGAGGAGGCGTATGAGAAGCTGGCGATGATCTACGCGTCGATCGGCAACGCCAGCGAGCTGGCCTATATCGCCGGCCGCCGGCTGGAACACGCTCCCGACGACGCCAATGCCTCGCTGCGTCTGGCCGAGGCGATGGACCGCATGGACGATGCGAAGGGCGCCCGTGAGGTGCTCGTTTCGCTGGTCGAGCGGCTGGAGAACGACGCACAGCGGACGGAGCAATACGTGCAGGCGTGCCTGCAGATCAGCGCGATCGAGGAGGCCGAAGAGGTCGAGGCCAATGCCCTGACGTGGGTCAACAAGGCGCTGGACCGCTCGAACACGAGCGCCCCGGCCCTGGCAGCGCGGGCGAGGCTGTATCGTCTGCGTGCGTCTGCGTCCGAGGCGGACGCCGTGGCCCATCGCGCGCAGGCGCACCGGGACCTGCTGGCCGCCGAGGAGCAGGGCACCGACGACCCGAAAGTCCGCCTGAGCCTGGCGAGCGAGTGGATGATGCTGGGCGAGTTCGACCGCGCCGACGCCGGACTCGCGGCCGCCGGCGGCATGCCCGAGGCGGTCATTCGCGAGCACTTCCTGTACGCCGACGACTGGGTTCTGGCTCGTGCGCTTGTGGGCGTCGAGCTGGCCATTCGCAAAGGGACGATCGAGGAAGGTCTCGCCGAGGTCGATAAGGCGCTGGCGGCGCTGGAACGACCGGGGCATCGGTTCCGAATTCTCCCTCTGGCCATACGGCTGTACGTCGCCTCCGGCGGCGAACAAGGCGCGTCGCAGGCGGCTGCCGGTCTGGTGGAGTACGAAGAGCTTCTCTATGCCCGAACGGACACGGCGTCGTTCCGGGTCGAGTTGGCCTACCTTCGGGCCCTGGTCGCCCGGGCGCGTGGCGAGATGTACGACGTTATCAATGCCCTCCAGCCGGTGGTGGGGGCCGGCTCGTCCGATCCCGAGCCGTGGCGGTTGCTGGCCGAGGCCTATGGCAGGACCGATCAGCCCAGACGGGCGACCGATGCCATCCGGCGGTACCTTCAGGTACGGCCCGGCGATACGGCCATGCTCGCAACGCTGGCCAATGAGTATTTCCGCATGCAGGACTGGGCCAGGGCCGCTGAAGTGGCCCGGATCGTGGAGGAGCGCAATCCCGACAACATCGATATGAAACTGCTGCGGATGGAGGCGAACGTCCAGATGGCCACCGCGCAAGGCGAGTCGCCGGACATGTCGCGCCTGCTGGAAATCGAGAAGGAATCATCCGAACTGCGTCGCAGCGGGCAGAACGCCAAGCGGGCCGATCTCCGCGTGCTCGCCGCGATGATCGGCGTACACCTCGCCCAGGCCGAGTCCGATCCCGAGACCAAAGCCCGGAAGCTGGCGGAGGTGGAGGCGGGGCTCAAGCAGGCGGTCGAGCAGTCGGACCAGCCGCTGCGAGCGGAGATGCAACTGGTGCGATTCTACTCTCAGACCCGCCAGAGGGAGCAGGCCGTCGCGCGGGCCCGTGCAATCTGCAGCCAGCGTCCCGTGCTGGCCGAGCCCTGGATGCTGCTGGCCGGCCTGGAGGCCGACAGTGGCGATACGGCAGCGGCGCTCCGTACGCTTGCGGAGGCCGGCGAAGCGGTGGCCAGCGATCGGGGCAAACGGTCCATCGCGCTTCGGCGGGCCCTGCTGGAGTTGACGCGGGGCGACCGCGCCACGGGCATCCGCCTTCTCGGCGAGATGGCGGCGGCCGACCCCGGAGAGATTCGCGCCCGCGCGCTGCTGCTGGACACCCGCGAGGTGCGTCAGGACCCGGCGCGGACGGAGCAGTTGATCAGTGAATTGGAGCAGGCGGAGGGTCCGGGCGGCCTGATGTGGCGTTTCTGTCGGGCCTCGACGTGGCTGGCCGGCGACCAGTGGCGGTCGCAGCAGCAGGGGATTGTCGATCTGCTGCAATACTGCATCGATGCCGATCCGCGGTGGGAAGGTCCGCCGCTGCTGCTGTCGCAGTTGTACGAGAAGCTGGGCGACGTCAAGCGGGCCGAGGACGTCTGCCGACAGGCGTTGACCCGGAACCCGTCCGCGACGGCGATTGCCGACCGGCTCATGCTGCTATTGGAGCGGCAGAATCGCGTGGCGGACGCCGAGGCGGTGCGCCAGCAGATCGAGGCCGATCCGCGCGTGGCCAGCGGCTGGAACATTCGCTCGGCACTTCGGACCGGGGATTACTCACAGGCCATCGATGAGCTGCGGCTGCGAATCTCCAACGACGATCGCGACGCCGAGTCGCGCATCCTGCTGGCGCGACTGCTCTACTGGCAGACGCGCGACACCGATCAGGCCCTGGCGTATCTGGACGAAGCGGAGCAGATCGCGCCGCGTTCGCTGGTGGGCACGAGCGTGCGTGCGGCGATCCTCCGGGCGGAGGGTCAGCACGATCAGGCCCAGCGATTGTTGAACGAATACGTTGCGGACAGGGACGATTTCACCGCCTACCTGATGCGGGCGAACTACTACGTCGCACAGGAGCAGTGGGACCAGGCGGAGGCCGACTACAAGACCCTGACAACGCTCGAGGGCGAGGCGAGCAACCGGGCGACCGGGTACGTACTGCTGAGCGATTTCTACTCCCGCCGGGACCGGGTCGCCGAGGCGGTCCAGACGCTGGAAGAGAGCCTCGCGGCATATCCCGGCAATCTGTCGCTGCGGCGGATGCTGATGCACACGCTGTTCCGGCGCGAACAGGACCAGGACAAGGACAGGGCCCTGGCGATGCTGGCGGCCCTGGAAAAGGAGTATCCGGATGATCTGGACCTGATCAACGTGCGTATCCGCGAACTCTTGCGGGATGGTGATCCCGAGTCGATCCAGACAGCGATGGGCAAGCTGGAAGAGCTGGTGAAGCTCCAGCCGACGGCTGTGAAGGCCTACGTCACTCTGATCGATCTGTCGATCCGATCGGGTCAGTATGAGGCGGCGCGCAACTACGCCATTCGCGCGGCCGGCGCCAATCTGCGTGATCCGGCTTTGCTATCGGCCAGGAGCCGGGCCGAGATGGCCTTGGGCAATACGCAAATGGCGATCGAAGTGGCCCGTCTGGCGCTTCGCGAGGACCCGAATCATGTGCCCGCTCTGGATATGCTGGTGGAGATCGGACTGACAGAACGGAACGAGGCCCTCCTGTTGGAGGCGGTCGGGGGCGTACGTTCGATCCCGGATCGCGATCCCAACAGGGGCGAAGCACTCAACCTGCTTGCCGCAAGGGCCCTGAACAGCCGACATCCGACGCTCCTGCGTGAAACCGAATCGCTGATCGAGTCCGAATTGGGCCGGGCCCCGTCGAACACATGGCAGTTGTTGCTGACCCAGGCCCAGATCCTGGCCGCTCAGGGGACCCCGGCGAAGGGAATTCCTGAGGTGCTCGCTTACTGTCAGAGCGAAGAGGGCCGAACGAACGTCGATGCCATTGTGGTGCTGTCGGATTTGTATCGCATGAGCGGCGATTTGGATGAGGCGCATGCGTGGATCGAGCGAGCCGAACAAATCGACCCGAGAAGACAGACGGTGGTGCACGCACGCTTCTTGTGGCGAATGGTGCAAAAGCAATATGACGAGTTGACAGGAATCAGCTCGGCCTACATCGACTGTTCGGATCAGAACCCGAATCTGGTTCTCCGAGCGGCGGCGGTCCTTGGTGCGGCGGATTCGGCGGTCCTCAAGAAGGAGGGACTGGCGCTCTTCGAGCACGCTGTGGCCCTCTGGCCGACTCTGCTCGACGCCCGTTTGGGTCTGGCGTCCGCGCTGTATCAGGTCGGCGAGATGGCCCGAGCCAAGCAAGCCTACCAGGAATTGCTCGAACAGTATCCGAACAACACGCAGGTCCTCAACGACCTGGCGTGGATCCTTCAGGAGCACGACGGCGACTATAACACGGCGCTGCAACTGGCCAATCGGGGTCTGAACCTCGAACGTGACGACGCCCGCAGGCGGCACCTTCTGGACACGAGGGGAACGATTCTTTCGAAGATGCGCGGCCGCTTCCCCGATGCCAAGGCCGACTTCGAAGAACTGCTGAAACTGACGGCGCCTGATACGCCCCAGCGTGCCAAAGCGCTGCTCAATCTTGCACGGATCTGCGCCAGGCTGGGAGACCTTGCCGAGACCAAGCGGCATGTTGACGCTGCGATGGAGATCGATCGGGCCAAGACCGTGTTCACCCCTGAAGAGCGAGCTGAAGCCAAGGGCCTCCTTGAGGGACGTTGA
- a CDS encoding glycoside hydrolase family 16 protein — protein MKTAFCTIAILVSAAPLTHMSAAEETDGYKLVWADEFNKDGWPDPNHWVYEHGFVRNEELQWYQPDNARCENGLLVIEARRERLPNPNYDPDGTNWRRSRPYAEYTSACLKTAGLHNWTFGRFEMRGRIDTHAGLWPAFWTLGSARPWPGCGEIDIMEYYRGMLLANACWASERRWVAIWDDLKKPITDFGDPDEWSSKFHVWRMDWDRDNIKLYIDGELLNTIELSKTINRTPDRANPFHEPHYILLNLAIGGTNGGDPSATEFPARFEIDYVRVYRKP, from the coding sequence ATGAAAACGGCATTCTGCACAATCGCGATCCTGGTATCGGCTGCTCCTCTGACGCACATGTCTGCCGCCGAGGAAACGGATGGCTACAAGCTCGTCTGGGCGGATGAATTCAACAAGGACGGGTGGCCCGATCCGAACCACTGGGTTTACGAGCACGGTTTCGTTCGGAACGAGGAGCTGCAGTGGTATCAGCCGGACAACGCCCGCTGCGAGAACGGCCTGCTCGTCATCGAGGCGCGACGCGAGCGATTGCCCAACCCGAATTATGACCCCGACGGCACCAACTGGCGGCGCAGCCGGCCCTACGCCGAGTATACGTCCGCCTGCCTTAAGACCGCCGGACTGCACAACTGGACCTTCGGCCGCTTCGAGATGCGCGGACGCATCGACACACACGCCGGCCTGTGGCCCGCCTTCTGGACGCTCGGCTCGGCACGGCCCTGGCCCGGCTGCGGCGAGATCGACATCATGGAGTACTATCGAGGCATGCTGCTGGCCAATGCCTGCTGGGCCAGCGAGCGCAGGTGGGTGGCGATCTGGGACGATCTGAAGAAACCCATCACGGACTTCGGCGATCCCGACGAGTGGTCGTCCAAGTTCCACGTCTGGCGGATGGACTGGGACAGGGACAACATCAAGCTCTACATCGATGGCGAACTGCTGAACACCATCGAGCTGAGCAAGACGATCAACCGCACGCCGGACAGGGCCAATCCGTTCCACGAGCCGCACTACATCCTGCTCAACCTCGCCATCGGCGGCACCAACGGCGGAGATCCCTCAGCGACCGAATTCCCCGCCCGCTTCGAAATCGACTACGTCCGCGTCTACCGGAAGCCCTGA